In Chloroflexota bacterium, the DNA window TCTCCAGTTATCAGGAGGTCGCCCAGGAAATCAAAGGTATGAAGGTTCGCGGGGCCCCCATGATCGGCGTCACCGCTGCCTACGGGATCGCCTTGGGAGCTCAGGCCATCGAGGCCAACAGCAAGAATAGATTTCTCGCCGAATTAAGGCACATCACTGAAGTATTAGC includes these proteins:
- a CDS encoding S-methyl-5-thioribose-1-phosphate isomerase, encoding MEAIRWLNNKIEIIDQTRLPQQVVYLQLSSYQEVAQEIKGMKVRGAPMIGVTAAYGIALGAQAIEANSKNRFLAELRHITEVLA